A stretch of DNA from Rathayibacter sp. VKM Ac-2762:
AGTTGCCCACCCGCAGCAGGCGCTCGTCGAAGGCGATGCCGGCCTCCGCCAGCGCCGCCCGGTAGCCGGCCTCGCGCAGCCTCGCCGAGCGCAGGTCGCCGCGGCCCGCGACGAATCCGATGCGGCGGTGCCCGAGGGCGACGAGGTGGCGGGTGGCGAGCAGGGCGCCGCCGAAGTTGTCGGACTCGACGGTCGGCAGGTCGGCACGGCCGGTGTGCGGGTCCACGGCGACGAGCGGGATGTCGGAGGGGGCGCTCACCACGCTCGGCGTCACCATGATCGCCCCGTCGATGAGGGTGCCGCTGAGCCGGCTGAGCGAGCGCCGCTCCCAGCCCTCCTGCTCGCCCTCGTGGGAGCCGGAGTAGGCGAGCAGGTCGAACCGCGACTCCGCCAGCACCGACCCCACGCCCTTCAGGATCTCGGCGCTGAACGGCTCGAACCCCGCGACGAGCACGCCGATCACGCCCGTGCGCCGGGAGCGCATGCTGCTCGCGACGAGGCTCGACTCGTAGCCGAGCTCGCGCACGACCTCGAGCACGCGGGTGGCGGTGGAGGGGGCGATGCCGTACCGGCCGTTCACGGCTTTGGACACCGTCGCCACCGAGACGCCGGCGGCAGCGGCGACGTCGTGGATGGTCGGTCGGGTGGTCATGTGGCCGACTGTAACCCGTGCTTCGAAAACCATTTCGAAAACGTTTGACCACTTTCGCAAGCACTGCGGACACTGACTCCACCCGCGAAGGCGGGAACCCCCACGGCGCCGGTGCACCAGGCGGCGCCCTCGATGAAGAGAACGGTTGGACGATGAAGTTCAGGAAGATCGCAGTGGCGACAGCAGCCCTGCTCGGCACGGTCGCGGCCCTCACCGGCTGCTCGGCCCAGGACTCGGGATCGAGCGACGGCACCGTCGCGATGACCCTCTGGCAGAACTCGACCACGGGCCCCGGCCAGGAGTTCTGGGACAAGACGATCGCGGACTTCGAGGCCGCGAACCCCGGAGTGACCATCGAGTCGCAGGCCATCCAGAACGAGGACCTCGACGGCAAGCTCCAGACGGCGCTCAACTCGGGCGACGCCCCCGACGTCTTCCTCCAGCGCGGAGGCGGCAAGCTCGCCGCCATGGTCGCGGGCGGACAGCTGAAGGACCTCACCGGCGGCATCTCGGACCAGGCGCGCAGCGAGATCCCCGAGGGCTCGTTCTCGGCGAACACGCTCGACGACAAGGTCTGGGCGATGCCGGTCGCCGTCCTCCCGGGCGGCCTGTTCTACAGCCAGGACCTCTTCACGGCGGCGGGAGTCACCGAGACGCCGAAGACCATCGACGAGCTCGACTCGGCGATCACGAAGATCAAGGGCAGCGGAGCCCAGGCCGTCGCGCTCGGCGCGAAGGACGCCTGGCCCGCCGCGCACTGGTACTACTTCTTCGCGCTGCGCGAGTGCAGCGCCGACACCATGGCCGAGGCGGCCGACACCAAGGACTTCTCGGACGACTGCTGGGTCCGCGCGGGCGAGGACCTGCAGGACTTCGCGGCGACCGAGCCGTTCAACGAGGGCTTCCTCACCACCGCCGCCCAGCAGGGCGCGGGCAGCTCGGCCGGACTCCTCGCCAACCACCAGGCGTCGATGGAGCTCATGGGCGCGTGGGACCCGGGCGTGATCGCCTCCCTCACCCCCGACGAGAAGCCGCTGCCCGACCTGGGCTGGTTCCCGTTCCCCGAGATCGACGGCGGCGACGGCGAGGCCGGCGCGATCATGGGCGGCGTCGACGGCTACTCCTGCTCCGCGGGCGCTCCCGACGAGTGCGTCGACTTCCTCAACTACCTGGCCACCTCCGACGTGCAGAAGGAGTACTACGCGGCCTTCAACGCGCCCCCGGTGAACACCGTGGCGCAGGAGGCGGTCACCGAGCCGTACCTGCAGCAGATCCTCGAGGCCTACAACTCGGCCCCGTACGTCTCGCAGTGGCTCGACACCGTCTACGGCCTCAACGTCGGCAACGCGCTGAACGTCGGAGTCGTCGACCTGCTGGCCGGCAAGAGCGACCCCGAGCAGCTGGTCGAGGCCGTCAACGCCGCCGCGGCGAAGGCCTAGCCACCATGGCACTCCGCGAGAGCCCGCTCCTCGGAGTGGATGAGCCCCGCGGGACCGCGCGCACCGGAGGCGTCACCTCGACGCCTCCGGTGCGCCGGCGCCGCCGCAGCGTGGGCTGGGCGGGGCGCTTCGAGATCGCGCTCCTGGTCGGCCCGGCGCTGATCGTCTTCCTCGCCTTCGTGATCTTCCCGGTCGTGATGGCGGCCTACTACGGCTTCTTCAGCTGGCAGGGCTACGGAGTGCCGACGGACTTCGTCGGCTTCCGCAACTACCTGACGATCCTGCAGGACCCCACCTTCCACGACGCCCTCGCGCACAACGGCATCATCGTGGTGCTCTCGCTCGTGCTCCAGGGGCCGGTCGCGATCCTCCTGGCGCTGCTGCTGAACCGCAAGCTGCGCGGGCAGTCGATCATCCGCGTCCTGATCTTCGTGCCGTACGTGATCTCGGAGGTCGTCGTCGGCACCGGCTGGAGCCTGATGCTCCAGACCAGCGGCGCGGTCAACGGCCTGCTCGAGAAGGTCGGCCTCGGCGCGCTGAAGCAGGACTGGCTCTCGGATCCGGCGATCGCGATCTGGACGCTGATGCTGATCATCACGTGGAAGTACATCGGCTTCGCCGTGATCCTCTTCCTCGCGGGTCTGCAGGGCATCCCCGAGGAGCTGTCCGAGGCCGCGGCCATCGACGGCGCCTCCTACTGGCAGGTGCAGCGGCGGATCACCCTGCCCCTGCTCGCGCCGACCCTGCGGATCTGGGCGTTCCTGTCGATCATCGGCGCACTGCAGCTGTTCGACCTCGTCTACATCATCTGGGGCCAGTACGTGTCCTCGACCGCGGGCACCTCGACCATGGCGATCTACCTGGTCACCAACGGCCGCAACGCCGGCAACTACGGGTACGGGAACGCCGTCGCGGTGGTCCTGTTCCTGATCTCGCTCGTGGTGGCGCTGCTCTACCAGCGCTTCGTGCTCCGGCGCGACACGGCGGGCGCACTGACGGGAGACAAGCGATGACCGGCACGACGATGACGGCCCCGCCGATCACTCCGGAGACCCCTCGGCCTCTCGCGGTGAAGCGGCGCCGGCAGCCCCTGGGCCGCGGCACCACGATCGCCTACGTCGTGGCGATCGTCGTGATCGCGCTGATGCTCGCCCCGGTGGCGTACATCATCCTCGGCGGCTTCCGCACGAACGCGCAGATCACCACCGACCCGGCGGGCCTGCCCTCGCCGTGGAACGTGCAGAACTACCTCGACGTGATCACCGGCGGCGTCTTCTGGCAGGAGGTCGGCAACTCCACCATCGCCGGCCTCGCGACGACGCTCGGCGTGGTCGTGCTCGGCCTGATGGCGAGCTACGTCCTGGCCCGCTACGACTTCACCGGACGCGGCGTGTTCTACGCGCTCTTCGCCGCCGGCCTGATGTTCCCGATGACCGTGGCGATCACTCCTCTCTACCTGGTGATCAAGAGCCTCGGCCTGATGAACTCGCTCGCCGGAGTGGTGCTGCCGCAGATCGCGTTCGGCCTGCCGACCACGATCATCATCCTGGTGCCGTTCCTCCGCGCGATCCCGGACGAGATCCAGGAGGCGGCCTTCATCGACGGCTGCAGCCGGATCGGCTTCTTCTTCCGGATGGTCGTGCGCCTGGCGATGCCCGGCGTGATCACCACGGGGATCCTCGCGTTCATCGCGAGCTGGAACAGCTACCTGCTGCCCCTGTTCATCCTCAACAACGAGTCCACCTTCACGCTCCCGCTCGGAGTGCAGGCGTTCTCGTCGCAGTACTCGGTCGACACGGCGAAGGTGCTCGCCTTCGTCTCGCTGTCGATGATCCCGGCGCTGATCTTCTTCAGCGTCTTCGAGCGCCGCATCGTCGGCGGGCTGACGGGGGCGGTGAAGGGATGAGCGGATCGCTCCGCCCGTCCGCCGCGTCCCCCGTCCCGTCCGCACCCGTCGCCCCACCCGCAGAGAGGGTCGCACCGTGACCGCACCGCACGCACCAGAGGACCCCCAGGCCCCGTCCGCCCGCACCACCGAGCTGCTGGGCCGGATGACGCTGGAGGAGAAGCTCTCCCAGCTGGTCGGCTACTGGGTCGACCAGGGCGGCGAGGTCGTCGCCCCGCTCGCCGGCGAGATGGCCACCTCGACCGGGTACGCCGAGGCGACCCGCGA
This window harbors:
- a CDS encoding extracellular solute-binding protein — its product is MKFRKIAVATAALLGTVAALTGCSAQDSGSSDGTVAMTLWQNSTTGPGQEFWDKTIADFEAANPGVTIESQAIQNEDLDGKLQTALNSGDAPDVFLQRGGGKLAAMVAGGQLKDLTGGISDQARSEIPEGSFSANTLDDKVWAMPVAVLPGGLFYSQDLFTAAGVTETPKTIDELDSAITKIKGSGAQAVALGAKDAWPAAHWYYFFALRECSADTMAEAADTKDFSDDCWVRAGEDLQDFAATEPFNEGFLTTAAQQGAGSSAGLLANHQASMELMGAWDPGVIASLTPDEKPLPDLGWFPFPEIDGGDGEAGAIMGGVDGYSCSAGAPDECVDFLNYLATSDVQKEYYAAFNAPPVNTVAQEAVTEPYLQQILEAYNSAPYVSQWLDTVYGLNVGNALNVGVVDLLAGKSDPEQLVEAVNAAAAKA
- a CDS encoding carbohydrate ABC transporter permease, whose translation is MTAPPITPETPRPLAVKRRRQPLGRGTTIAYVVAIVVIALMLAPVAYIILGGFRTNAQITTDPAGLPSPWNVQNYLDVITGGVFWQEVGNSTIAGLATTLGVVVLGLMASYVLARYDFTGRGVFYALFAAGLMFPMTVAITPLYLVIKSLGLMNSLAGVVLPQIAFGLPTTIIILVPFLRAIPDEIQEAAFIDGCSRIGFFFRMVVRLAMPGVITTGILAFIASWNSYLLPLFILNNESTFTLPLGVQAFSSQYSVDTAKVLAFVSLSMIPALIFFSVFERRIVGGLTGAVKG
- a CDS encoding LacI family DNA-binding transcriptional regulator; this translates as MTTRPTIHDVAAAAGVSVATVSKAVNGRYGIAPSTATRVLEVVRELGYESSLVASSMRSRRTGVIGVLVAGFEPFSAEILKGVGSVLAESRFDLLAYSGSHEGEQEGWERRSLSRLSGTLIDGAIMVTPSVVSAPSDIPLVAVDPHTGRADLPTVESDNFGGALLATRHLVALGHRRIGFVAGRGDLRSARLREAGYRAALAEAGIAFDERLLRVGNYHRDTARRPASSLLSLPNRPTAVFAANDVSALAIIETAAHLGLAVPHDLSVIGFDDVPEAARFDPPLTTVRQPMQTLGATAAEMLIALMAGREPRSLHVQLPTQLVRRATTAPPA
- a CDS encoding sugar ABC transporter permease, yielding MALRESPLLGVDEPRGTARTGGVTSTPPVRRRRRSVGWAGRFEIALLVGPALIVFLAFVIFPVVMAAYYGFFSWQGYGVPTDFVGFRNYLTILQDPTFHDALAHNGIIVVLSLVLQGPVAILLALLLNRKLRGQSIIRVLIFVPYVISEVVVGTGWSLMLQTSGAVNGLLEKVGLGALKQDWLSDPAIAIWTLMLIITWKYIGFAVILFLAGLQGIPEELSEAAAIDGASYWQVQRRITLPLLAPTLRIWAFLSIIGALQLFDLVYIIWGQYVSSTAGTSTMAIYLVTNGRNAGNYGYGNAVAVVLFLISLVVALLYQRFVLRRDTAGALTGDKR